The Diaphorobacter ruginosibacter genome contains a region encoding:
- a CDS encoding acyl-CoA carboxylase subunit beta — MQDILEQLEKKRELARLGGGQKRIDSQHKKGKLTARERIELLLDDGTFEEWDMFVEHRCTDFGMEETKIPGDGVVTGYGMINGRLVFVFSQDFTVFGGALSETHAEKICKIMDQAMKVGAPVIGLNDSGGARIQEGVASLGGYADVFQKNVMASGVIPQISMIMGPCAGGAVYSPAMTDFIFMVKDSSYMFVTGPEVVKTVTHEEVTAEELGGAVTHTSRSGVADMAFENDVEALMMLRRLYNYLPLNNKEKPPVRPSRDPADRADLSLDTLVPDNPNKPYDMKELIAKTVDDGDFFELQPEYAKNILIGFARMEGQTVGIVANQPLVLAGCLDIKSSIKAARFVRFCDAFNIPVVTFVDVPGFMPGTSQEYGGIIKHGAKLLYAYAECTVPKITVITRKAYGGAYDVMASKHLRGDVNLAWPNAEIAVMGAKGAVEIIFREDKNDPVKLAAREAEYKQRFANPFVAGARGFIDDVILPHETRKRICRSLSMLKNKQLENPWRKHGNIPL, encoded by the coding sequence ATGCAAGACATCCTGGAGCAACTGGAAAAAAAGCGCGAGCTCGCGCGACTCGGAGGCGGACAGAAGCGCATCGATTCCCAGCACAAGAAGGGCAAGCTCACCGCGCGCGAGCGCATCGAACTGCTGCTGGACGACGGCACCTTTGAGGAATGGGACATGTTCGTGGAGCACCGCTGCACGGACTTCGGCATGGAAGAGACCAAGATCCCGGGCGACGGCGTCGTTACCGGCTACGGCATGATCAACGGCCGCCTGGTGTTCGTTTTCAGCCAGGACTTCACGGTGTTCGGCGGCGCGCTGTCGGAAACCCATGCCGAGAAGATCTGCAAGATCATGGACCAGGCCATGAAGGTCGGCGCTCCTGTGATCGGTCTCAACGACTCGGGCGGCGCGCGCATCCAGGAAGGCGTGGCCTCCCTGGGCGGCTATGCCGACGTGTTCCAGAAGAACGTGATGGCCTCGGGCGTGATCCCGCAGATCTCGATGATCATGGGCCCCTGCGCCGGTGGCGCCGTGTACTCGCCCGCCATGACCGACTTCATCTTCATGGTCAAGGACTCGAGCTACATGTTCGTGACCGGCCCTGAAGTCGTGAAGACCGTGACGCACGAGGAAGTGACCGCCGAGGAACTGGGCGGCGCCGTGACCCACACCTCCAGGAGCGGCGTGGCCGACATGGCCTTCGAGAATGACGTCGAGGCGCTCATGATGCTGCGCCGCCTCTACAACTACCTGCCGCTCAACAACAAGGAAAAACCGCCGGTACGCCCGAGCCGCGACCCGGCCGACCGCGCCGACCTGAGCCTTGACACGCTGGTTCCGGACAATCCGAACAAGCCGTATGACATGAAGGAACTCATCGCCAAGACGGTGGATGACGGCGACTTCTTCGAGCTGCAGCCCGAATACGCCAAGAACATCCTCATCGGCTTCGCGCGCATGGAAGGCCAGACGGTCGGCATCGTCGCGAATCAGCCGCTGGTGCTTGCGGGCTGCCTGGACATCAAGAGCTCCATCAAGGCCGCGCGCTTCGTGCGCTTCTGCGACGCGTTCAATATCCCCGTGGTCACATTCGTGGACGTTCCCGGCTTCATGCCCGGCACGTCGCAGGAGTATGGCGGCATCATCAAGCACGGCGCCAAGCTGCTCTACGCCTATGCCGAGTGCACCGTGCCGAAGATCACCGTCATCACCCGCAAGGCCTACGGCGGCGCGTACGACGTGATGGCCTCCAAGCACCTGCGCGGCGACGTGAACCTCGCCTGGCCCAACGCCGAGATCGCCGTGATGGGCGCCAAGGGTGCCGTGGAAATCATCTTCCGCGAAGACAAGAACGACCCGGTGAAGCTTGCGGCCCGCGAGGCCGAATACAAGCAGCGTTTCGCCAACCCCTTCGTGGCGGGTGCGCGCGGCTTCATCGACGACGTGATCCTGCCGCACGAAACGCGCAAGCGCATCTGCCGTTCGCTCTCGATGCTCAAGAACAAGCAGCTTGAGAATCCGTGGCGCAAGCACGGGAACATCCCGCTGTAA
- a CDS encoding LysR family transcriptional regulator has protein sequence MKFDTTTVRLISAIAEEGSISRAADRMGLAVAAASRRVSDLESQLGVRLFKRQPHGVKVTEAGTRLLSHIRQIDHLTQRLEGDARAVNRGRDGRVIIGAPKSVVIPFLAREIARTQQLFPGIALQIVEENSRIVQQLLRDRVIDIGIYEKTSGFIDLPRYAYRQDHLVVVYSRHHFSLPAAPLGIEALIELPIVTLGRGSAILTALHRAHESRGRTFRNDFVVSGFDSMLALVREGVGVGLMPPDVFGALHPEVELACVELEGDWHRRSYMLSFIESEAQQQRMLRNVLSQLLPGEFEA, from the coding sequence ATGAAGTTCGACACCACCACCGTTCGCCTGATCAGCGCCATCGCCGAGGAGGGCAGCATCTCCCGCGCGGCCGACCGGATGGGCCTGGCCGTGGCGGCGGCCTCGCGGCGCGTCAGCGACCTGGAGTCCCAGCTCGGCGTGCGCCTCTTCAAGCGCCAGCCGCATGGCGTGAAGGTGACCGAGGCGGGAACGCGGCTGCTCTCGCATATCCGCCAGATCGACCACCTGACCCAGCGGCTCGAAGGCGATGCGCGGGCGGTCAATCGCGGGCGGGACGGCAGGGTGATCATCGGCGCGCCCAAATCGGTCGTCATTCCATTCCTGGCGCGCGAGATCGCACGCACGCAGCAGCTGTTTCCGGGCATCGCGCTGCAGATCGTCGAAGAGAACAGCCGCATCGTCCAGCAGCTGCTGCGCGACAGGGTGATCGACATCGGCATCTATGAGAAGACCAGCGGCTTCATCGACCTGCCGCGCTACGCTTATCGGCAGGACCATCTGGTCGTGGTCTACAGCCGGCACCATTTCTCGCTGCCCGCTGCGCCACTGGGCATCGAGGCGCTGATCGAGCTGCCGATCGTGACCCTGGGCAGAGGCTCGGCCATCCTGACCGCGCTGCATCGGGCACACGAAAGCCGCGGCCGCACCTTCCGCAATGACTTCGTCGTGAGCGGCTTCGACTCCATGCTTGCGCTGGTGCGCGAAGGCGTGGGGGTGGGACTCATGCCGCCCGACGTGTTTGGCGCACTGCACCCGGAGGTGGAACTCGCCTGCGTGGAGCTTGAGGGCGACTGGCATCGCCGCAGCTACATGCTGTCGTTCATCGAGTCGGAGGCACAGCAGCAGCGGATGCTGCGCAACGTGCTCTCGCAGCTTCTGCCTGGCGAGTTCGAAGCCTGA
- the meaB gene encoding methylmalonyl Co-A mutase-associated GTPase MeaB — MTPAQLLEGILQGHPAVQRRAMAKAITLLESTRADHRAQADELLTAMLPHTGRSFRLGISGVPGVGKSTFIETLGLYLIAKGLKVAVLAIDPSSTVSGGSILGDKTRMEHLSVHPNAYIRPSPSSGTLGGVAEKTRESMLVCEAAGYDVVIVETVGVGQSEIAVHGMTDMFCLLQLPNAGDDLQAIKKGVMEIADLVVINKADIDPHAATRAQAQITSSLRLLGMHGNPDHAHHNELQWQPRVVQISALKGDGVEGFWNAVEEFKRLQTNNGKLQLRRERQALAWMWERIDFGLKQAFRHHPHVRELLPQMQSDVAAGRVAASTAARALLAAQDHSV, encoded by the coding sequence GTGACACCAGCGCAGTTGTTGGAAGGCATCCTGCAGGGGCACCCTGCAGTGCAGCGGCGCGCGATGGCCAAGGCCATCACGCTGCTGGAATCGACGCGCGCCGACCACCGCGCGCAGGCCGACGAGCTGCTCACCGCCATGCTGCCGCACACGGGCAGGTCGTTCCGCCTGGGCATCAGCGGCGTGCCGGGCGTGGGTAAATCGACCTTCATTGAAACGCTGGGCCTCTACCTGATCGCCAAGGGCCTCAAGGTCGCGGTGCTGGCCATCGATCCCTCGTCCACGGTGTCGGGTGGCTCGATCCTGGGCGACAAGACGCGCATGGAGCATCTCTCCGTCCACCCGAATGCGTACATCCGCCCCAGCCCTTCCAGCGGCACCCTGGGCGGCGTGGCCGAGAAGACGCGCGAGTCCATGCTGGTCTGCGAGGCAGCGGGGTATGACGTGGTGATCGTCGAGACGGTCGGCGTGGGCCAGAGCGAGATTGCGGTGCACGGCATGACGGACATGTTCTGCCTGCTGCAACTACCGAATGCCGGCGACGATCTCCAGGCCATCAAGAAAGGCGTCATGGAAATCGCCGATCTGGTGGTCATCAACAAGGCCGATATCGATCCCCATGCCGCCACGCGTGCGCAGGCACAGATCACATCGAGCCTGCGCCTGCTCGGCATGCATGGCAACCCGGACCATGCGCACCACAACGAGTTGCAGTGGCAGCCGCGCGTGGTGCAGATCAGTGCGTTGAAAGGCGATGGCGTCGAGGGTTTCTGGAACGCCGTCGAGGAATTCAAACGCCTGCAAACCAACAACGGCAAGCTGCAGCTGCGCCGCGAACGGCAGGCGCTGGCGTGGATGTGGGAGCGCATCGACTTCGGACTGAAGCAGGCGTTCCGTCATCATCCACATGTGCGCGAGTTGCTGCCGCAAATGCAATCCGACGTGGCTGCGGGCCGCGTCGCGGCATCCACCGCCGCGCGCGCGCTGCTCGCGGCCCAAGACCACAGCGTCTGA